AAAATCGAACTTGAGAAAAAATTTGGACATGATTTTTTTGTCCTCTGTTGTATTATTATTTCCTCACTTTCCGTGCATGCTTGACCAAGTTTTCTATCACTCCTTCAAACGCTTCCCTATCGCCTATCTTCTCGTCTGTTCGTTTCTTCCAGTATTCCAGGATTTCGTTGGCTGTTCCCTCCATGGCTTCTAGTTTAGAAACATGGGCCTTCAATTCTTCATTCGTCATGCCATCCAGCGCCTCGTCCGTGGTCATGCAGAGGTATCGGGCGGCAACCAAATCCAGCTCAGGCTGGGGAGGTGGTCCTTTCCTCTTTTTGGAGCCCCTGGGCTTGCCCTGCGTATCTACCGATGTTGACGAAGCATTTCCCTCGCTCTGTTGTAGCCTGGATGCGGACCTTGAATCGCTCGACCTCCTAGGTGACGAGGCCCGTATCTtgagagaaggaagaaccagcttcttctgcttggATGCTGGAAGAATTTCATCCAAGTCTACGGGCACACCTAGTGAGACAAGGAAGAGACGGCGGGTGCGAGACCGAATCCAGTCAGGTGGCGCAAGAGGGGGAGGAGCGACCAGCTGAGACCAGAGTGAGGCCGATCTTGGAGTGAGGAATATGGATGACTCTTGAGGGAGTGTCTGCGGAGGAGGGAAGACTAGCTCTTGGGGGGGAAACAGGCTGTCCAAGCATGGCTCGGCTGTCGACATTACTTCATCCGGCCCTAATCCGTCGAAATCGGGTATCGACTgcatgatgatgttgttAGAAGGCGGTTGATCACAGGCGGAATGGTGTTATTCTTACAAATGGTAGTGTGGATGGCTGAACTGTGGGCGGAGCTTGTGTAGCCGCTGCTGTTGCTTGTGGTTGTTGAAAGCCGTCCTCGAAATCATCAAAATCATTATCTTGTCCTCCTTCTTCGAAGTCATCAAAATCATCCCCGAAGCCATccccctcctcttcgtccGCGTTCTCATCGCCTCCATGCTCAGCATGTTCATCATCCGCTGCTATCTCTAATACAACGTCTGGCTTGGCATCGGTACTTGAAAAGCGCTCCGGGGCATCAGCCGAGTCAACTGGCGCCAACACGGTAACAGGTACTTCCTGTTTAGATATCTCGGTCTGTATTTCGGTCTTAGGATCATCTTGCTGGGCAATTTCTTCTGATTGTGCATCGGCTTCCcctttctcttttctctctgCGGCTGGAATTTTGGCGGGAGAGCAGCTTGAATCGGCATTCTCAGCTCGTGGTTTCGGCATCGGAGAAGTTGCATGTGGTGTTGCGGTCCCAGACTGAGCATCTGTGAACTGATCGTCTGAATCTGAAGACTCTGGCTCAGCTGCATGGCAGTTAGCATATATTACTGCATACGTTGGCAGTCATAGAGGTGCAGAATGCATACATAGTTGATGTGCCCCGGGGTCTGTCTTGCCCATCTCTGGAGGGGGCTCCAGGCCCTCGGATGTCGCCATAACTGTGGTATGAGGTATTCAACGACTTTCTGCTTGTAATCAATATCGAGAAGGCAATCTAGCGTACAATTGCTGTCGTGGTGGCCCCTGAAGAAAGTCCGACTAATAGTGGCATAAGTGGACAGGCCAGTACGGCCTCTTGGTCGTGACGCTCGGTATTTGCGAATTCCAGCCTCAGATCATGCTGTAAAGCGATCGGTGGTGAACTTAGGTCAGCGTCATCCGTCGTCTTTTCTCTCTCGGATCTGCTCGCGTTTGATACGAACATCGACGAGTCGGTGGGATATGAATGGTTATTCTAGGTCTCGAGGTCGCTCTATCACGTGGGGCTCATCAATTAGGTCTGCATGGTTGCACAGCATCGTTCGAGCTCCTCGTCGGAGGGGTCAAAGGGGCGGTGCTCCAGTTGAATGTGTACATTAGGTAGGTATCTAAGTCTAAGTACTTTGGGCACAACATAGAGGCAGTGCAGGgcggagtacatgtaccttTGAGGCTGCGCCCAAGCCTCTGGTTTTGGCGCGGCCAGTCCAACCCAGACAGCCCGGCGCGTGGaactcgacatggccaaaaaaaaaagctgccAAACCTCGAACTCTTCCGCGCAAGCTTTTGCTATCTTGACGATTGTATCCCAACCACATCGCGACGAGCGTTGGGAAGGCTGTATCGGCATTGAAATCAGCCAGCCTTCAGCATAGGACTTAGTGTGGTGGTATTTTGAGACTTTGGGGTTTCTTTGccgtcgcccacgccgcccttTTTCGCAGGTCCGCCCGAACCCTAGGAAACGATCCGTCTTCCAGATAGCCAAAAACACCATGTCGTTCACCTTCGGAACTCAGGGCTCATCGAGCGCGCCATCCAATAATGCGACAACTACCGCGCCGGCCTCTGGCGGCCTCTTTGGGGCTACTTCATCTGGAAACACTCCTTCCTTCTCGTTTGGCTCACTAGGTAGCACTACCGGCAACAACTCAACTCCAACAAACAGTGGTGGATCTATATTCGGTCAGAAACCAGCCGGCGACGCGCAGAAGCCAGCAGGTGGTCTATTTGGGGGagcatcttcgtcttcaaacACGGCATCAGCCCCATCTGGAGCTCTGTTTGGAGGAACTTCCACAACACCGGCGGCTGGCAGTCCCTTTGGCGGAACAAGTAATACTTCCTCTACGCCTACATCAGCAGCCCCTGCGTCCACTGGGATGTTTGGAGGAGGCAGTGGCGCTCTTGGAGGCTCCAACACTTCCTCTTCTAAGCCAGCTTCTGGTACCTTGTTTGGTGGCCTTGGTTCATCGGCTGGCGGTGGTCTCTTCGGCGCCCAGACCAGCAGTGGACAGTCTCAAAGTACGACTACGACAGCTGCAGCGCCCTCGTCTGGTTTGTTCGCGAGTTCCGGAACTTCCTTGTTCGGAAACAAAGCCAGCACGACTCCTAGTTCGAACACGCTGAGTACAACCCCAACCACTGCCACTGCGGCAACACCAGCCAAGCCTATGTTTTCCCTGCCATCGACTACTCCAGCGGGAGCTCCCCCGACTGATTCATCGAAGCCCGCATCTACAGCCGGGACGGCCGCCGGTGGACTCTTTGGCAGTGCTGCGCAGCCAACCACTTCGTCAGCTTCAACATCCGCCGTCCCAGCTGCCCCTGGACTTTTCGCGGGCGCACAATCTGGAGGCGGATCTTCTGCAGGAAGTCTTTTTGGCAACAAACCGGCAGCTACCGCCGGAGCCCCTGCTGGTGGTTTGTTTGGCGCCCCGGCCAGTAGCACGCCATCAACTTCAGCAACATCCGGAGCAGCCACAGCTACCGCAGGGTCGGCAAGCTCATTATTCGGCGCGAAAGCTGCTGGTACCGTGGGTTCAACCGCCCCAGCTTCAACAACTACCAGCAACAGTCTCTTTGGTGGTACTGCCGCCAGCTCTGCCACCACAACTTCGTCTGCGCCTGCAACCGCTGGTGGTACTACGGGGGGGTTATTTGGAAACAAGCCGGCGACTACAATGACCTCTTCAGCAACCCCGGCTGTTACCTCAGCGGCAGGTGGTCTATTCGGGGGCGGCCAGGCTGGTTCTACTGCTGCAGCTAAACCTGCGTCTTCTCTATTCGGTGCGACTGCTGCCGCATCAGCGCCTGCCCAgcccgcggccgcagccCCTGCATCGACGGCGGCACCCACGGCAGCACCCACTTCAACTATGGGAGGTTTGTTTGGCTCCAAACCTGCAACAGACGCAACGAACAAGGACAATGCCAGCAAGGAGGAGCCTAAACCCACGACCCAGAATGGCACCAACAGCGCCCTCGGTGCTTCTACAACCGGCCCAACTTCGCAGATGGCTAGACTGAagaac
The DNA window shown above is from Metarhizium brunneum chromosome 1, complete sequence and carries:
- the NSP1 gene encoding Nucleoporin; its protein translation is MSFTFGTQGSSSAPSNNATTTAPASGGLFGATSSGNTPSFSFGSLGSTTGNNSTPTNSGGSIFGQKPAGDAQKPAGGLFGGASSSSNTASAPSGALFGGTSTTPAAGSPFGGTSNTSSTPTSAAPASTGMFGGGSGALGGSNTSSSKPASGTLFGGLGSSAGGGLFGAQTSSGQSQSTTTTAAAPSSGLFASSGTSLFGNKASTTPSSNTLSTTPTTATAATPAKPMFSLPSTTPAGAPPTDSSKPASTAGTAAGGLFGSAAQPTTSSASTSAVPAAPGLFAGAQSGGGSSAGSLFGNKPAATAGAPAGGLFGAPASSTPSTSATSGAATATAGSASSLFGAKAAGTVGSTAPASTTTSNSLFGGTAASSATTTSSAPATAGGTTGGLFGNKPATTMTSSATPAVTSAAGGLFGGGQAGSTAAAKPASSLFGATAAASAPAQPAAAAPASTAAPTAAPTSTMGGLFGSKPATDATNKDNASKEEPKPTTQNGTNSALGASTTGPTSQMARLKNKTMEDIVTRWASDLTKYQKEFKEQATTVSTWDRSLVENGEKIQKLYLDTFEAERASHEIERQLAAVESQQEELEAWLNRYESEVQDMFAKQIGPGEQLGGPDQERERTYKLAEKLTQQLDEKSRDLSKMVKEINDISGTLSKGTKTEDPLSQIVRVLNGHLTQLQWIDANASALQAKVSAAQKSSGSLNNHYTGPESDAAEGFYRSYYGRR